A single genomic interval of Bos indicus isolate NIAB-ARS_2022 breed Sahiwal x Tharparkar chromosome 5, NIAB-ARS_B.indTharparkar_mat_pri_1.0, whole genome shotgun sequence harbors:
- the NCF4 gene encoding neutrophil cytosol factor 4 isoform X2, whose product MAKAQQLRAESDFDQLPDDIAISANIADIEEKRGFTSHFVFVIEVKTKGGSKYLIYRRYRQFYALQSKLEERFGQESKTSPLTCILPTLPAKVYVGVKQEIAEMRIPALNAYMKHLLSLPIWVLMDEDVRIFFYQSSYDAEQVPQALRRLRPRTRRVKSESPQAAGIDRMAAPRAEALFDFTGNSKHELNFKVGDVIFLLSRINKDWLEGTVRGTTGIFPVSFVKILKDFPEEEDPTNWLRCYYYEDTISTIKDIAVEEDLSSTPLFKDLLELMRREFQRQDIALNYRDAEGDLVRLLSDEDVKLMVKRARGLPSQKRLFPWKLHVTQEDNYKVYNTVP is encoded by the exons ATGGCCAAGGCACAGCAACTTCGGGCTGAGAG cgACTTCGACCAGCTTCCTGACGACATTGCCATCTCAGCCAACATCGCTGACATTGAGGAGAAGAGAGGCTTCACCAGCCACTTT GTTTTTGTCATCGAGGTAAAGACGAAAGGGGGGTCCAAGTACCTCATCTACCGCCGCTACCGCCAGTTCTACGCCTTACAGAGCAAGCTGGAGGAGCGCTTCGGGCAGGAGAGCAAGACCAGCCCCTTAACCTGTATCCTCCCCACGCTCCCAG CCAAAGTCTACGTGGGTGTGAAACAGGAGATTGCCGAGATGCGAATACCTGCCCTCAACGCCTACATGAAG CACCTCCTCAGCCTGCCCATCTGGGTGCTGATGGACGAGGACGTTCGCATCTTCTTCTACCAGTCGTCCTACGACGCCGAGCAGGTGCCTCAGGCGCTCCGGCGGCTCCGCCCGCGCACCCGGCGAGT AAAAAGCGAGTCCCCACAAGCTGCTGGCATTGACCGCATGGCAGCTCCACGAGCAGAG gcccTGTTTGATTTCACTGGGAACAGCAAACATGAGCTGAATTTCAAAGTTGGAGATGTGATCTTCCTTCTCAGTCGGATCAATAAAGACTGGCTGGAG GGCACTGTCCGGGGAACCACAGGCATCTTCCCAGTGTCCTTTGTGAAGATCCTCAAGGACTTCCCAGAGGAGGAAGACCCCACCAACTGGCTACGCTGCTACTACTATGAGgacaccatcagcaccatcaa GGACATTGCAGTGGAGGAGGACCTCAGCAGCACCCCACTCTTCAAGGACTTGCTGGAGCTCATGAG GCGGGAGTTCCAGAGACAGGACATCGCCCTCAACTACCGTGACGCTGAGGGGGACCTGGTTCGGCTGCTGTCAGATGAGGACGTGAAGCTCATGGTGAAGCGGGCCCGAGGTCTCCCCTCCCAGAAGCGTCTCTTCCCCTGGAAGCTGCACGTCACCCAGGAGGACAACTACAAGGTCTACAACACAGTCCCCTGA
- the NCF4 gene encoding neutrophil cytosol factor 4 isoform X1 — translation MAKAQQLRAESDFDQLPDDIAISANIADIEEKRGFTSHFVFVIEVKTKGGSKYLIYRRYRQFYALQSKLEERFGQESKTSPLTCILPTLPAKVYVGVKQEIAEMRIPALNAYMKHLLSLPIWVLMDEDVRIFFYQSSYDAEQVPQALRRLRPRTRRVKSESPQAAGIDRMAAPRAEALFDFTGNSKHELNFKVGDVIFLLSRINKDWLEGTVRGTTGIFPVSFVKILKDFPEEEDPTNWLRCYYYEDTISTIKDIAVEEDLSSTPLFKDLLELMRPKGCWTFPELWSLPPRREFQRQDIALNYRDAEGDLVRLLSDEDVKLMVKRARGLPSQKRLFPWKLHVTQEDNYKVYNTVP, via the exons ATGGCCAAGGCACAGCAACTTCGGGCTGAGAG cgACTTCGACCAGCTTCCTGACGACATTGCCATCTCAGCCAACATCGCTGACATTGAGGAGAAGAGAGGCTTCACCAGCCACTTT GTTTTTGTCATCGAGGTAAAGACGAAAGGGGGGTCCAAGTACCTCATCTACCGCCGCTACCGCCAGTTCTACGCCTTACAGAGCAAGCTGGAGGAGCGCTTCGGGCAGGAGAGCAAGACCAGCCCCTTAACCTGTATCCTCCCCACGCTCCCAG CCAAAGTCTACGTGGGTGTGAAACAGGAGATTGCCGAGATGCGAATACCTGCCCTCAACGCCTACATGAAG CACCTCCTCAGCCTGCCCATCTGGGTGCTGATGGACGAGGACGTTCGCATCTTCTTCTACCAGTCGTCCTACGACGCCGAGCAGGTGCCTCAGGCGCTCCGGCGGCTCCGCCCGCGCACCCGGCGAGT AAAAAGCGAGTCCCCACAAGCTGCTGGCATTGACCGCATGGCAGCTCCACGAGCAGAG gcccTGTTTGATTTCACTGGGAACAGCAAACATGAGCTGAATTTCAAAGTTGGAGATGTGATCTTCCTTCTCAGTCGGATCAATAAAGACTGGCTGGAG GGCACTGTCCGGGGAACCACAGGCATCTTCCCAGTGTCCTTTGTGAAGATCCTCAAGGACTTCCCAGAGGAGGAAGACCCCACCAACTGGCTACGCTGCTACTACTATGAGgacaccatcagcaccatcaa GGACATTGCAGTGGAGGAGGACCTCAGCAGCACCCCACTCTTCAAGGACTTGCTGGAGCTCATGAG GCCTAAAGGCTGCtggacctttcccgaactctggTCTCTCCCACCCAGGCGGGAGTTCCAGAGACAGGACATCGCCCTCAACTACCGTGACGCTGAGGGGGACCTGGTTCGGCTGCTGTCAGATGAGGACGTGAAGCTCATGGTGAAGCGGGCCCGAGGTCTCCCCTCCCAGAAGCGTCTCTTCCCCTGGAAGCTGCACGTCACCCAGGAGGACAACTACAAGGTCTACAACACAGTCCCCTGA